One genomic segment of Choristoneura fumiferana chromosome Z, NRCan_CFum_1, whole genome shotgun sequence includes these proteins:
- the LOC141426779 gene encoding uncharacterized protein isoform X1 translates to MARVVLELALAAGKAFRPAAAQAWQYAKVEMVPPMTQDFFQGLGGKALEKTVGGVFDSVMASVQASIKAMDAAAELKRKAAEEKIKAAERAAAEKEKERALAESTKKEELKKKAAEAEAKAADAAKAKQAEDKVKAEKAAAEAADKAKKAKPAEKPKK, encoded by the exons ATGGCTAGAGTAGTACTCGAATTAGCTTTAG CTGCGGGCAAGGCGTTTAGACCAGCTGCGGCACAGGCATGGCAGTACGCGAAAGTGGAAATGGTACCACCGATGACGCAAGACTTCTTTCAAGGGTTAGGAGGAAAAGCATTAGAAAAGACGGTGGGAGGGGTTTTTGATTCGGTGATGGCTAGCGTACAGGCATCAATCAAAGCAATGGATGCTGCTGCCGAACTTAAAAGGAAAGCAgcagaagaaaaaataaaggCCGCTGAAAGAGCTGCtgcagaaaaagaaaaagagcgCGCATTGGCAGAATCCACGAAAAAGgaagaattaaagaaaaaagctGCGGAAGCCGAAGCTAAAGCAGCGGATGCTGCTAAAGCAAAACAAGCTGAAGATAAAGTTAAGGCTGAAAAAGCTGCAGCGGAAGCCGCTGATAAAGCGAAAAAAGCTAAACCCGCGGAAAAACCTAAGAAGTAA
- the LOC141426779 gene encoding uncharacterized protein isoform X3, giving the protein MVPPMTQDFFQGLGGKALEKTVGGVFDSVMASVQASIKAMDAAAELKRKAAEEKIKAAERAAAEKEKERALAESTKKEELKKKAAEAEAKAADAAKAKQAEDKVKAEKAAAEAADKAKKAKPAEKPKK; this is encoded by the coding sequence ATGGTACCACCGATGACGCAAGACTTCTTTCAAGGGTTAGGAGGAAAAGCATTAGAAAAGACGGTGGGAGGGGTTTTTGATTCGGTGATGGCTAGCGTACAGGCATCAATCAAAGCAATGGATGCTGCTGCCGAACTTAAAAGGAAAGCAgcagaagaaaaaataaaggCCGCTGAAAGAGCTGCtgcagaaaaagaaaaagagcgCGCATTGGCAGAATCCACGAAAAAGgaagaattaaagaaaaaagctGCGGAAGCCGAAGCTAAAGCAGCGGATGCTGCTAAAGCAAAACAAGCTGAAGATAAAGTTAAGGCTGAAAAAGCTGCAGCGGAAGCCGCTGATAAAGCGAAAAAAGCTAAACCCGCGGAAAAACCTAAGAAGTAA
- the LOC141426779 gene encoding uncharacterized protein isoform X2: MLPQSTLNLAAGKAFRPAAAQAWQYAKVEMVPPMTQDFFQGLGGKALEKTVGGVFDSVMASVQASIKAMDAAAELKRKAAEEKIKAAERAAAEKEKERALAESTKKEELKKKAAEAEAKAADAAKAKQAEDKVKAEKAAAEAADKAKKAKPAEKPKK; this comes from the exons ATGTTGCCTCAATCAACATTAAACTTAG CTGCGGGCAAGGCGTTTAGACCAGCTGCGGCACAGGCATGGCAGTACGCGAAAGTGGAAATGGTACCACCGATGACGCAAGACTTCTTTCAAGGGTTAGGAGGAAAAGCATTAGAAAAGACGGTGGGAGGGGTTTTTGATTCGGTGATGGCTAGCGTACAGGCATCAATCAAAGCAATGGATGCTGCTGCCGAACTTAAAAGGAAAGCAgcagaagaaaaaataaaggCCGCTGAAAGAGCTGCtgcagaaaaagaaaaagagcgCGCATTGGCAGAATCCACGAAAAAGgaagaattaaagaaaaaagctGCGGAAGCCGAAGCTAAAGCAGCGGATGCTGCTAAAGCAAAACAAGCTGAAGATAAAGTTAAGGCTGAAAAAGCTGCAGCGGAAGCCGCTGATAAAGCGAAAAAAGCTAAACCCGCGGAAAAACCTAAGAAGTAA